The Mycolicibacterium insubricum DNA segment CGAGGAGGAGGCGATCGAGATCGCCAACGATTCCGACTACGGACTGGCCGGATCGGTGTTCACCGCCGACACCGACCGCGGGCTGGCGGTGGCCGCGGCCGTGCGCACCGGCACGTTCGGCGTCAACGCGGGCTACCCGATGGATCCCGTCGCCCCGTTCGGCGGCGTGAAGTGCAGCGGATACGGTCGGGAACTGGGCACCGAGGGACTCGACGGCTACGTCGAGACGAAATCCATTGCGCTGCCGCGGCAGCGCTGAACCGCATAACCGCTGCAGTGCCGAATCGCGTTGCCGCGCAGAGTAGATCACCGGGAGGACATGTGAGTTTGAACTTCGAGGGACGCGTCGCCGTCGTCACCGGCGCCGGCGGCGGACTGGGCCGCTGCCACGCCCTGGACCTGGCGCGCCGGGGTGCGCACGTCGTCGTCAACGACCTGGGCGCCGCGGTCGACGGCACCGGCGGATCTTCGGCCGCTGCGGCCGTCGTCGATGAGATCACCGCGGCCGGCGGCTCGGCGGTGGCCAACACCGACTCGGTCGCCACCCCCGAGGGCGGCAAGGCGATCATCGATGCGGCCGTGGACAACTTCGGCCGCATCGACATCCTGGTCAACAACGCCGGCATCCTGCGCGACGCGGCGTTCAAGAACATGACAGCGGACAAGGTCGACCCGGTCATCGACGTGCACCTGCGCGGCGCGTTCCACACCTGCATGGCCGCCTGGCCGCACATGCGGGAACAGAACTACGGCCGGATCATCATGACCACGTCTGGATCCGGCCTGTTCGGCACCTTCGGCCAGTCCAACTACGGGGCGGCCAAGACCGGGCTGATCGGTCTGATGAACGTGCTGGCCATCGAGGGGAAGCGCAACAACATCCTGGTCAACGCCCTCTCTCCGATCGCCAAGACCCGGATGACCGAGAACACCATGGCCGAACTGGTGAAAGAGGCCGCGCCCGAACAGGTCACGCCGGTGGTCGTCTACCTGGCCCACGAGGACTGCGACCGCACCGCGCACATCTACCGGGTCGGCGGCACCAAGGTGTCCCGGGTGTTCCTCGGGGTCACCCCGGGCATCGACATCCCGGGTCTGACCGCCGAGGACCTGGCCGCCAACATCGACACCGTCGACGACCCGACCGGCTACATCATCCGCGGCGGCCCGGGAAGCTGACTACCGGATGGGTTCGTCGCCGAGCACGGTGGTACGCAGCATCTCCCGCGGCGAGTCCGGCTCGTAGGGCGCGGCGCGGTGCAGCACCCCCTGGTTGTCCCAGATGACCGTGTCGCCGACGGCCCAGCGGTGGCTGTACACCTTTTCCCGTGTGGTGGCGTGCGCGAGCAGCTCGTCGAGCAGCGCGCGGCCCTCGTCGAGATCCATCCCGACGATGTAGTCCGCCGACGCGCCCAGCACCAGCGACTTGCGGCCGCTGCGATGGGTCCACACCAGCGGGTGCTCGTGGGTGGGGCGAGAGCGCCAGCGCGCCAACATCTCCGCGGGCGGGTCCGGCCACACCCGGCGCTGGGAGGCCTCCAGTGAGTGCACCACCCGCAGCGAGCAGTAGCGCTCCTTCTCCGCATCGGTCAGATCCTCATACGCGGCATAGGAATTGGCGAACTCGGTTTCGCCGCCGCGGGAGGCCACCTGGATCGCCGAGAGCACCGTCGCCTTCTGCGGGCACTCGTCGTGCAGCGGCGTGCAGCCGTCGATGTGCCAGTCGAAGGTGGCCTTGAGATAGTCCGCCGAGGCGTTCTTGGACTTGTCCAGGGTGATCGGGTAGATCCCGGATACCGGGTGATGGCCGTCGGAGGACCGGTCCACCTCGCCGAGCCGGCTGCAGAAAGCCACCTGCGCCTCGGGCTCCAGGCGCAGGCCGTGAAACACCAGCACCCCATTGTCTTCCAGGGCGCCGGTGATGGCGGCGGCCAGCGTGTCGTCGCCGGCCAGCCGGTCGGAGTCGACGCCCTCGACGGAGGCGCCCACCGATTCGGTCAGCTTGTTGATGGTCAGCACGGTCATGGGATTACCTTCCGGTACAAGGGATCAGGGCCGGGGTTCGCCGGTGCGGATCATCACCGCGTCGGCGGCGTCGACCGGCGCCGGCTGGTGCATGACCTCCACCGCCATCGCCACCATGATCAGCGAATAGATCAGGTGCAGCAGGTTCAGCGCATCGTCGGGCAGGTCGTCGAGCGGGTACTTGTCGCAGTACTCGATGGCCTCCTCCACCCGCGGGAAGAACACGTCGTAGAACTCATGCAGCTCGGGCATGGTCGAGGCCAGCCGCTGATTCCACCGCTCGGTTTCGGTCTCCAGGCACCAGGTTTCGGCGAACGGTTCCAGTTCGGCGAACCCCGGGGGCAGGCGGTCGCCCATCACGCCACCCCGGCCGTTCGCTGCTCGTCGGAGTAGGCGCGCACCCAGTCGCCGGTCGCCTTGTGCAGGTGGCGGACCAGGATCTCCTGGTCATTGAGCGGGAACTCGTCGATGATGTCGAACTCCAGGGCGGCCTGGGTGCCGCCGAGCATCCCGGCGTCCTGCAGAGCGAACTCCTTGAGGACGACGGCGGCCACCTCGTGCTCGATGCGCTCCCGAACGGTTCGGGCGGGACAGAAGTAGGTGTAGGCCTCATACCGATGGGTGTTGTGCGACGTCGGCCAGTACCGGTACAGCAGATACCAGCCGCCGTAGAACAGGATCTCGATGTTCGGGAAGATCTGGAAGTTGCTGATACCCCAGGGTTCGATGCCACCGGGATTGAGCCCGGCCATCGGCAGCTCCCCGAGATCGGGGGTGTGCCACGGGCCGACCAGCCCGCTTCGGGTGGCCCGCTCGATCGGGTACATGTACTCCTTGGGCAGCAGCCAGCGCCGGGTGCCGGCGGTCGACACCAGCCGGTGCGGCCCGTCGATCTGGAAATGCCCGCAGGTGAATCCGGCGTTGGGTACCCGGACCTCGGGTGGCACCTGCTGGGAGTGCAGCGCCGGCACATGGTAGTACTCCTGGAACGCGTCGGCGAAGATCTTCCAGTTGCTGTTGTTGTGTGCGATCCAGTCGTAGCGCTCGGTGAGCTTGTGGAACGGGTAGTCGTCCAGGGCGGTGACCATCGGCCCGAGGAACTCCCGCAGGCTCTGGCGCGGCTGCGAGTCGAAGTTGACGAACACGAAGCCCGCCCACACGTCGCAGTGCACCGGCAGCAGGTCGTAGCCGTCGCCGGGGGGATTGCCGCCGGGAGCATCGTGCAGGGTGCCGTCCAGGGCGTAGCTCCAGCCGCACCGGCGGCAGGTGAGTTGGGGTGTGTTGCCGGATATTTCGCCGCTGGGCCCGGGGGCGTTGTCGGAGTGGGCCAGCGGGTTTCCGTGGTGGCGGCAGACGTTGTGGAAGGCGCGGATCACGCCGTCGTCGCCGCGGACCAGCAGCACCGAGGCGTCGGCCGCCTCGACGGGTTTGGTCAGGAAGTCACCGGTGTTCGGGATCTCCTCGACCCGGCACAGATTCAGCCATGCCCGCTTGAAGACGGCCTCGCGCTCCAGCGCGTAGAACTCCGGGGAGATGGAGTCGCGGAACGAGATTGGGCCGGTGCCCAGCTCGGGGTAGTGCTCGGTCCAGGAGCCTTCGGCCGGCTTGGGCCAGTTCGTCGCCATACCAATCTCCTCGTCAGCGATACCGGTTCGCGCGCATCACATCACCGATCCGCCGTTGACGCCCAGGATCTGCCCGGTGATGAAACCGGCCTGATCCGAACACAGGAACCCGACCGCGGCAGCGATGTCCTCGGGTGTGCCCAGGTGCCCCACCGGGATGTGGGCGGCGATCTGCTCGTTGGACGGCAGGTACCCGGCGGCCTGGGAGGCGTGCTGCATCGGCGTCTCGATACCCGACGGCGGAATGTTGTTCACCGTGATGCCGTTCGCCGCGTACTCGCGGGCCAGCGACTTCGTCAGGGTGAGCAGTGCGCCCTTGGAGGCGGCGTAGTGCGCGGCGAACGGGGTGCCGCGCTGCGCGCTCGACGACGAGATCATCACGATCCGGCCCCAGCCCGCCTCGACCATGTCGGGCAACCCGACCTGGCAGCAGTGGAAGGTGCCGGTGAGGTTCACCTCGACGATCCGCTGCCAGTCCGCCACGGTGATGTCGGCGAACGGCGCGTAGCCGAACAGTCCGGCGCTGGTGACGAGAATGCCGACGGGGCCGAGCTTTTCGCGGACGGTGGCGAAGGCGGCTTCCACCTGGGGGCGCTCGGCCACGTCGACGGTCACGGCGATCGCCTCGACGCCCTCGTCGCGCAGCTCGCCGGCCACCCGGGCGGCGGCGTCGGCGTTGAGGTCGAGGACGGCGACGCGGTGCCCGCGCCGGCCCAATTCGTGGCAGATGGCCTCACCCATGCCGGAGGCGCCGCCGGTGACGACGGCGACCCGGCCCGACCGGCTAGGCATAGTTCACCGTGACCGCGTCTCCGGTGGGGATGGCCTGGCAGGTGACCACCCAGCCCTCGGCCACCTCGTCGTCGTCGAGGGCTTCGTTGTTGAGCATCCGGGCGCTGCCGCAGGTGACCTGGGCGATGCAGGTGCCGCAGTTGCCGACCTCGCACGACGACGGGGCCTGTAGGCCGGCCAGCCGGGCGGTCTGCAGCAGGGTGTTGCCGTCACGGTGGGTGACGGTGACGGTCTGCCGGTCGAGGTGGATGGTCACCGTGGTGGCGGTGCCGGTCTCGGCGGCGGGCGCGGGGGCGGCGGGATTCATCCCCCTCAGAGTATCAAGTACTTGTTATTAGATTCAAGGGTCGGCCGAAAAGGGGGACCGATCACGGTCAGACGAACCAGAGCGCTTCCATCGCCACCATCATCGGAATCCGTAGCCATTTACGCTGCAGTGCGCGACGGACCCACGGCCGCGGCGACCGCTGCGCGATCGTCTCCCACTCGTCCCACTGCACCCGGGCCCACGCCACACCGAGCCACACCGCCAGCAGTACTACGACGACGCCGCACACCACCCAGCCCATGGGACCCCCCTCAGACGTGGTCGGATTGCAGGGTGTGGCCGGTGCCCTGTTCGACGACCCGGGTCAGCAGCGCGCGCAGCTGCTCCTGCTCGTCGGGCGACAGCACGCCGAACACCCGGTCGTGGGCGGCGACGGCGTCGGTGAACACCGCCGCGGCCACCTCGCGGCCGGAATCGGTCAGGTACGCGTGCAGGATCCGGCCGTGCGCGGGATCCTGGCGGCGTTCCACCAGGCCGCGTTTCTCCAGCGCGGTCAGTGCCAGCTGGACGCCCTGCGGGGTGATCAGCAGCCGCCGAGCCAGCTCCGCGCCGGACAGGCCGGGTTCCAGCGCCAGTTGACGCAGCACGCCCAGGTGCGCGGTGGACACGCCGTGCGGTTTGACGGCCTCGTTGACGGTGGTGAGCGAGAAGTAGAAGGCCTGCTTGAGCAGCCACAGCAGGTTGTCGGTGAGCTCCACCGGCTGCCCCCTCCCGTGTTCGCGCGGCGATCCGATCCCGAGGCTAGTGCATCCCCGGGCTAGCTCTGCTTGTAGACCTGCCCGTCCTTCATCACGAACCGGACGTCGAGGGTGCGACCGATGTCGACCGACGGGTCCCCAGGCACCGCGATGATGTCCGCGAGGTACCCGGTGGCCAGCTGCCCGAGTTCGTCGGCGGCGTCGACGAGTTCGGCGGCGGTGACGGTGGCCGCGCGGATGGCCTGCATCGGGGTCATGCCGCGCTCGACGAGTGCGCACAGCTCCTTGGCGTTCTGCCCGTGCGGGATGGCCGGGGCGTCGGTGCCGCAGGCGATCCGCACTCCCATGTCGATCGCCTTGGGCAGCATGGTCTTTGCCCGCGGGAACACTTCCAGTGCCTTCTTGCGCAGCTCGGGGGCGATCCGGTCGATGGCCATGGCGTCGGTGAGATAGGTCGTCGACACCAGGAAGGTGTCGTGCTCGACCATCATCGCCAGGGTGTCCTCGGTGGCCAAGAACCCGTGCTCGATGCAGTCGATGCCGGCGCGGATGCAGGCCCGTACGGCGGCATCGCCGACGGCGTGGGCGGCCACCTTCACCCCGGCGCGGTGCGCCTCGTCGGCGATGGCGGCCAGCTCGGCGTCGGAGAACTGCTGCGCGCCCGGCGCGGTGCTGTGCGACATCACCCCGCCCGAGGCCGACACCTTGATCAGCTTGGCGCCGTGGCGGATCTGGTAGCGCACCGCGGCGATGACGTCGGGCACGCCGTTGGCGATGCCCTCGGCCACCGACAGCGGCATGATGCCGGGGGCCAGGCGCTGGAAGACCGTCGGGTCCAGGTGCCCGCCGTACGGGGTGATGGCGTGCCCGGCCGGATAGATCCGCGGCCCGACGTGCCAGCCCGCATCGATGGCGCGCTGCAGCGCGACGTCGAGCAGGTAGCCGCCGGTCTTGACCATCAGACCGAGATTGCGGACGGTGGTGAATCCGGCCTCCAGGGTGGTGCGAGCGTTGACCGCGCCGCGCAGCGTGCGGTACGCGGGATCGTCCTGCACGCCGTGCATGGGCGTCGGCAGGCCGTCGGGGTTGCCCGGCCCGCCGATCAGCAGGTTGAGCTCCATGTCCATCAGCCCGGGCAGCAGCGTGACGTCGCCCAGGTCGATGACGGTGGCCTCGGCCGGTGGCTGCGCGGGGTTGACGGCGGTGATGACGTTGCCCGTCACGACGACGACGGCGGGGGCGTGGATCTCGCCGGTGACCACGTCGGCCCAGCGCGCCGCCTTCAGGACGGTGACCGGCTCGGTCACGGGGCCGGCTCGTAGACGCAGTCCAGGCTGGTGGCACCGGAATCGGGCACCCGTGGCTGCTTCCAGCACTCCACCGGGAACGACACCGTGATCATCGAGTACAGCAGGTGCATCAGGTTGACGACGTCGGCGGGCATGTCGTCGAGCGGGAATTTGTCGCAGTAGGACAGGGCCTCCTCGGCCCGCGGGGTGATGGCGTCGTAGAACGCCTGCATCTGGGTCATGGTGGATCCCAGCCGCTTGGCGTAGCGGGCCGCCTCGTCGGGCAGCGCCCAGTCGGCGAAGGGTTCCAGGTCGGCGAATTCCGGTGGCAGCAGGGTCATCGCGTCACACTCCCGCGGTCTTGGTCTGGTAGTCGGCGATCCAGTTGGCGGTCTCGGTGTGCAGATGGCGCAGCAGGATCTCCTGATCGCAGTACAGGAATTCGCCCACCACCCGGGTCTCCAGGCTGGACTGGGTGGCCTCCAGGGTATTGGCGTCCTGCAGGCCGTACTCCTTGAACGACTGGGCGGCCAGCTCCTGGGCGACCCGTTCGCGGGCGGTGCGCGGCGCCGGGAAGTACAGGGTGCATTCGAAGATGTGACTGCGGTACGACGTGGGCCAGTAGTGGTAGGTCAGATACCAGCCCTGGCCCCAGAACAGGATGACGAAGTTGGGGAACAGCTGGAACGAATCCAGGCCCCACGGGTCGCATTTGGCGGGATTGAGCCCGTCGGGCATGGGCCCGAGGTCGGGGCTGTCCCACGGTCCGAACAGCCCGCTGCGGCAGATGTCCTCGATGGGCTTGCGCATCTCGGCCGACATCTCCCAGACCCGCACCCCGGAGGTGCTGACCAGTCGGTGCGGGCCGTCGAGGCGGTAGTGCGGCGCCTCGAATCCGGCCTCGGCGGCGGCCTTGGAGTAGGCCGTCGGCGACTGGTTCGCGTGCAGGATCGGGGCGTGGTAGAACTCCTGGAAGGCGTCCATGTAGAGCTTCCAGTTCGCGTTCACCTCGGCGCGGTAGGTGAACCGAGAGGTCAGTTTGTCGAACGGGTAGCCCTGCAGGTTGGTAACCATCGGGCCAAGGAATTCGGCCAGCGACTGCTCGGGCTCGGCGGCGAAGTTGACGAAGATGAAGCCTTCCCAGACCTCGCAGTGCACCGGAACCAGGCCGTACTTGTTCTTGTCCAGGTCGAAGAACTCGCCCTCCTGCTGCACGAAGGTCAGGTTGCCGTCCAGGTCGAACCGCCAGGCGTGGTACTTGCAGGTGAACTGACGGCACACACCGCTGGTCTCCTCGGTGGGGATGTCGTTCCACACGAGTTTGTTGCCGCGGTGCCGGCAGATGTTGTGGAACGCCTTGATCTCGCCGGCCTTGGTGCGCACCACGATGATCGAAGTGTTGACGACCTTGAGTTCCTTGGTGAAGTAACTGCCCTTGCGGGGGATCAACTCCACCCGGCCGACGTTGAGCCAGGCGCGTTTGAAGATCGCCTTGCGTTCCAGCTCGTAGATCTCCGGGTTGATGGAGTCCTCGTAGGACACCGGGCCGGTGCCGAGCGCCGGGTAGTGCTCGGTCCAGCTGCCTTCGGCGGGTTTGGGGAAACGCGGCATGCAAACTCCTGTACTCGGCGTCGAGGGCGCGGCGCGGTGGGGGTCCGGTTCGACGGTAGCCCCCGGCGCCATCAATGACAAGTGGTTGATATTGACCGGTTGCTGTGCATTCGCTCAGCGGTCGGCTAGGTTGGAGGCGACGGTGCACGCCCCGGCCCGGACGGCACCACGTGCGACGGAGGTTCTGCCATGACGATCACCGCCAGTGAACGCAAACCCGCGGCCGAACGCATCGCCGTGCGGTGTGTCGACTCCGATGTGCACCCGATGCCCAAGCGTGGCCAGCTCGTGGAGTACCTGCCCGAGCCGTGGCGCACCAAGTACTGGGGCAGCCACACCTACGGCGAACTGATCTACTACGACGCCCCCGACTACGCGCACTCCTACGCCATGCGGCTGGACACCTTCCCCTCCGACGGCGAGTTCGCCTGCAGCGACCCCGATCTGGCGTTCAAGCAGCTGATCATGGAGGCCGGGTCCGATATCGCCATCCTGGAGCCCGGCGCGTATCCGGCCCGGCTGCCCGAGGCCGACCACGCCATGAGCCAGGCGCTGAACTCCTGGCAGGCCAACCACTGGCTGGACTCGCACAACAACTGGCACGAGCGCTGGCGCGGCTCGATCTGCGTGTCGATCGAGGCCCCGGCGGCCGCCGCCGCGGAGATCGAGAAGTGGGCCGGGCATCCCTATATGGCGCAGATCCTGATCAAGGCCGAGCGCCGCCCGTCCTGGGGCGACCCGTGCTACGACCCGGTGTGGGCCGCTGCCACCAAACACGACATCGTCGTCAGCTGCCACCTGTCGCGCAGCCACCACGAGGAACTGCCGATCCCGCCGGTCGGGTTCCCCAGCTACAACCACGACTTCATGTGCAGCTACTCGCTGCTGGCCGCCAACCAGGTGATGTCGCTGATCTTCGACGGCGTCTTCGACCGCTTCCCGACGCTGCGGATCGTGTTCGTCGAGCACGCGTTCACCTGGATCCTGCCGCTGATGTGGCGGATGGACGCCATCTACGAGGCGCGGAAATCCTGGATGGACATCAAGCGCAAGCCCAGCGAATACGTCAAGGAACACATCAAGTTCACCACCCAGCCGCTGGACTACCCCGAGGACAAGACCGAACTCACCCGGGCGTTCGAGTGGATGGAGTGCGAGAAGATCCTGCTGTTCTCCTCCGACTACCCGCACTGGACGTTCGACGACCCGCGCTGGCTGGTCAAGCACCTGCCCGAACACGCCCGCGAGGCGGTCATGTTCAGAAACGGCATCGAGACCTACCACCTGCCCGACACCGTTCCCGCGCTGGAGGGCCAGGTTCGGGTTTTCTAGCGCTAGGTACAGCCCCGGGAGCTTGGGCTTCAGCGGAGGCGCCACGGGCGGATGATCCTTGCGATCGCTTGACCTCTTTGCCGAGAGTCCATATCGATCCATCGAACATTCTGATCGCTTCGCGATACCCTGCCTAGGTGTCTACATCCTCAACCAAGCGAAGACGGCCAGATACCCGCCCGCTGGGAATCACCGAATGGGGCGTGAGTAATTTTAAAGCTCTTGAGTATGCTACCTTGCCTCTGGTCAACTTGGACGTGATTTTAGGACCCAATAGTTCGGGTAAATCAAGCCTCTTGCAGAGCCTCCTCCTACTTGCGCAAAGCACGGAAGACGAGATAATTCTTAATGGGCCACTGGTGAGACTTGGCGACCCGAGTGACGTAATCCGACGGGGAAATGATGGCCTAACCATAAGTTACATGGCACGTGGGAAGAATGCATCGACTGATGAAGTAGATGATGTCCTTTTCGAAATAATTCTTTCGAAATTTGGGACAACTCTGGCCGTATCTGAATTCATTGCCGTGGATCAAGTGTCGGGATCGGTGGTTATTCATGCTACCAGTGAACGTGTGCCAAGTAGCGCTAAAGATTCCATTTGTGACCGCCGTGCTCATGAAAATTTGCTGAGGATCACGCTGATTGACGGAGAAAGGGCCCCCTCATCAACCTTTATTGTTTTTAGCGGCTTCATACCCACGGCTATCGCCTTCAGGCGCACTCGTAAGGATATTCTAACCGTATTGAAGCGCAGCGCCCGCAATAGGGAAGATCTCTATCAATCGGAGAGGGCGTTCGACACATTCTTCCATATTCTCGAATGGCTTAGTCAGTCCAAAGCGAGCGTTCCGGAAAAGTTTGCTCAACTACTGCCTAGCCGGGCTGTGAGTTCAGCGCTCGAAGGAATGCTAAACTTACCAT contains these protein-coding regions:
- a CDS encoding SDR family oxidoreductase — protein: MNFEGRVAVVTGAGGGLGRCHALDLARRGAHVVVNDLGAAVDGTGGSSAAAAVVDEITAAGGSAVANTDSVATPEGGKAIIDAAVDNFGRIDILVNNAGILRDAAFKNMTADKVDPVIDVHLRGAFHTCMAAWPHMREQNYGRIIMTTSGSGLFGTFGQSNYGAAKTGLIGLMNVLAIEGKRNNILVNALSPIAKTRMTENTMAELVKEAAPEQVTPVVVYLAHEDCDRTAHIYRVGGTKVSRVFLGVTPGIDIPGLTAEDLAANIDTVDDPTGYIIRGGPGS
- a CDS encoding TauD/TfdA dioxygenase family protein → MTVLTINKLTESVGASVEGVDSDRLAGDDTLAAAITGALEDNGVLVFHGLRLEPEAQVAFCSRLGEVDRSSDGHHPVSGIYPITLDKSKNASADYLKATFDWHIDGCTPLHDECPQKATVLSAIQVASRGGETEFANSYAAYEDLTDAEKERYCSLRVVHSLEASQRRVWPDPPAEMLARWRSRPTHEHPLVWTHRSGRKSLVLGASADYIVGMDLDEGRALLDELLAHATTREKVYSHRWAVGDTVIWDNQGVLHRAAPYEPDSPREMLRTTVLGDEPIR
- a CDS encoding aromatic ring-hydroxylating oxygenase subunit alpha, producing the protein MATNWPKPAEGSWTEHYPELGTGPISFRDSISPEFYALEREAVFKRAWLNLCRVEEIPNTGDFLTKPVEAADASVLLVRGDDGVIRAFHNVCRHHGNPLAHSDNAPGPSGEISGNTPQLTCRRCGWSYALDGTLHDAPGGNPPGDGYDLLPVHCDVWAGFVFVNFDSQPRQSLREFLGPMVTALDDYPFHKLTERYDWIAHNNSNWKIFADAFQEYYHVPALHSQQVPPEVRVPNAGFTCGHFQIDGPHRLVSTAGTRRWLLPKEYMYPIERATRSGLVGPWHTPDLGELPMAGLNPGGIEPWGISNFQIFPNIEILFYGGWYLLYRYWPTSHNTHRYEAYTYFCPARTVRERIEHEVAAVVLKEFALQDAGMLGGTQAALEFDIIDEFPLNDQEILVRHLHKATGDWVRAYSDEQRTAGVA
- a CDS encoding SDR family NAD(P)-dependent oxidoreductase, with amino-acid sequence MPSRSGRVAVVTGGASGMGEAICHELGRRGHRVAVLDLNADAAARVAGELRDEGVEAIAVTVDVAERPQVEAAFATVREKLGPVGILVTSAGLFGYAPFADITVADWQRIVEVNLTGTFHCCQVGLPDMVEAGWGRIVMISSSSAQRGTPFAAHYAASKGALLTLTKSLAREYAANGITVNNIPPSGIETPMQHASQAAGYLPSNEQIAAHIPVGHLGTPEDIAAAVGFLCSDQAGFITGQILGVNGGSVM
- a CDS encoding MarR family winged helix-turn-helix transcriptional regulator, with amino-acid sequence MELTDNLLWLLKQAFYFSLTTVNEAVKPHGVSTAHLGVLRQLALEPGLSGAELARRLLITPQGVQLALTALEKRGLVERRQDPAHGRILHAYLTDSGREVAAAVFTDAVAAHDRVFGVLSPDEQEQLRALLTRVVEQGTGHTLQSDHV
- a CDS encoding metal-dependent hydrolase family protein, with the translated sequence MTEPVTVLKAARWADVVTGEIHAPAVVVVTGNVITAVNPAQPPAEATVIDLGDVTLLPGLMDMELNLLIGGPGNPDGLPTPMHGVQDDPAYRTLRGAVNARTTLEAGFTTVRNLGLMVKTGGYLLDVALQRAIDAGWHVGPRIYPAGHAITPYGGHLDPTVFQRLAPGIMPLSVAEGIANGVPDVIAAVRYQIRHGAKLIKVSASGGVMSHSTAPGAQQFSDAELAAIADEAHRAGVKVAAHAVGDAAVRACIRAGIDCIEHGFLATEDTLAMMVEHDTFLVSTTYLTDAMAIDRIAPELRKKALEVFPRAKTMLPKAIDMGVRIACGTDAPAIPHGQNAKELCALVERGMTPMQAIRAATVTAAELVDAADELGQLATGYLADIIAVPGDPSVDIGRTLDVRFVMKDGQVYKQS
- a CDS encoding aromatic ring-hydroxylating oxygenase subunit alpha, producing the protein MPRFPKPAEGSWTEHYPALGTGPVSYEDSINPEIYELERKAIFKRAWLNVGRVELIPRKGSYFTKELKVVNTSIIVVRTKAGEIKAFHNICRHRGNKLVWNDIPTEETSGVCRQFTCKYHAWRFDLDGNLTFVQQEGEFFDLDKNKYGLVPVHCEVWEGFIFVNFAAEPEQSLAEFLGPMVTNLQGYPFDKLTSRFTYRAEVNANWKLYMDAFQEFYHAPILHANQSPTAYSKAAAEAGFEAPHYRLDGPHRLVSTSGVRVWEMSAEMRKPIEDICRSGLFGPWDSPDLGPMPDGLNPAKCDPWGLDSFQLFPNFVILFWGQGWYLTYHYWPTSYRSHIFECTLYFPAPRTARERVAQELAAQSFKEYGLQDANTLEATQSSLETRVVGEFLYCDQEILLRHLHTETANWIADYQTKTAGV
- a CDS encoding amidohydrolase family protein → MTITASERKPAAERIAVRCVDSDVHPMPKRGQLVEYLPEPWRTKYWGSHTYGELIYYDAPDYAHSYAMRLDTFPSDGEFACSDPDLAFKQLIMEAGSDIAILEPGAYPARLPEADHAMSQALNSWQANHWLDSHNNWHERWRGSICVSIEAPAAAAAEIEKWAGHPYMAQILIKAERRPSWGDPCYDPVWAAATKHDIVVSCHLSRSHHEELPIPPVGFPSYNHDFMCSYSLLAANQVMSLIFDGVFDRFPTLRIVFVEHAFTWILPLMWRMDAIYEARKSWMDIKRKPSEYVKEHIKFTTQPLDYPEDKTELTRAFEWMECEKILLFSSDYPHWTFDDPRWLVKHLPEHAREAVMFRNGIETYHLPDTVPALEGQVRVF